One stretch of Microvirga lotononidis DNA includes these proteins:
- a CDS encoding chemotaxis protein CheW encodes MVEKAPLAASELFLTVEVGRDRFALPAADVAEVIRPPALTRVPLSPPSLLGVANLRGAVMPVVSLHGLLGDETNPSARTRVVVLNRSTPIGLVIDRVASLEQDAGADASRLADGERTTERQIDLDALLSRNFGHFEKRAQLPRVSDNSNSEAGEDARGDEIPFVCFSVAGQDFALPLSYVEEIVTIPAGVAAVPQADGVMLGVMALRGRLLPLASLGGLLRLRSGGNGFDKSKALVVRIGEALVGLVADGMKEILRIRTGEIDPVPALLSRGEAEARIQGICRLEGGRRLVSVLAAESLFRDQVWAEHVAPHIEKSSALSIDNASNDDEQFIVFRLGDEEYGLPIASVDEIVRVPETLSRLPKAPAFIEGVMNLRGRVVPVIDQRRRFKVSGNGQKRRERVIVVTIDRMQAGFVVDHVSEVLKIPQTQLRATPDLATDGSQVIDRIANIDAERRMILLLDPRELLDRAEKDLLAAMGGDHPDRPAS; translated from the coding sequence ATGGTCGAGAAGGCTCCGCTGGCGGCCTCCGAGTTGTTCCTCACAGTGGAAGTGGGCCGCGATCGTTTCGCCCTGCCGGCCGCGGACGTCGCCGAGGTGATCCGGCCGCCGGCCTTGACCCGAGTGCCGCTCAGCCCGCCGAGCCTGCTGGGCGTCGCCAACCTGCGTGGCGCCGTGATGCCGGTTGTATCCCTTCACGGTCTCCTGGGGGACGAGACGAATCCGAGTGCGAGGACCCGGGTCGTTGTCCTGAATCGCAGTACGCCGATCGGCCTTGTCATCGACAGAGTGGCATCCCTGGAGCAGGATGCTGGAGCAGATGCATCGAGGCTTGCAGATGGCGAGCGAACGACCGAACGTCAGATCGACCTCGACGCGCTGCTGTCCCGCAATTTCGGTCACTTCGAGAAACGTGCACAACTCCCTCGTGTCTCAGACAATTCTAATTCGGAGGCCGGAGAGGATGCGAGAGGCGATGAAATTCCTTTCGTCTGCTTCTCGGTCGCAGGTCAGGACTTCGCGCTACCTCTCAGCTATGTTGAAGAGATCGTGACGATTCCAGCCGGGGTTGCGGCTGTTCCTCAGGCGGATGGCGTCATGCTCGGGGTCATGGCTTTGCGAGGGCGTCTGCTCCCGCTCGCCTCCCTCGGCGGGCTTCTCCGCTTGCGAAGCGGCGGGAATGGATTTGACAAATCCAAGGCGCTGGTCGTTCGGATAGGCGAGGCTCTCGTGGGGCTCGTTGCGGATGGCATGAAGGAGATTCTCCGCATTCGCACGGGTGAGATCGATCCTGTTCCAGCTCTCTTGTCGCGAGGCGAGGCAGAGGCGAGAATCCAAGGAATCTGCAGGCTCGAAGGTGGCCGGCGGTTGGTTTCGGTTCTCGCAGCCGAGAGCTTGTTCCGCGATCAGGTCTGGGCCGAGCACGTGGCACCGCACATCGAGAAGAGTTCAGCGTTGAGCATCGATAATGCTTCGAATGACGACGAGCAGTTCATCGTGTTCCGCTTGGGCGATGAGGAATACGGGCTGCCCATCGCGTCCGTGGACGAAATCGTGCGCGTTCCGGAAACCTTGTCTCGCCTGCCCAAAGCTCCCGCCTTCATCGAGGGGGTCATGAACCTGCGTGGGCGCGTCGTTCCGGTGATCGATCAGAGGCGCCGCTTCAAGGTGTCCGGCAACGGGCAAAAACGCCGCGAACGTGTCATCGTGGTCACGATCGACCGAATGCAAGCCGGCTTCGTGGTCGACCATGTCTCCGAGGTTCTCAAGATCCCTCAAACCCAGCTTCGGGCAACACCCGATCTGGCGACAGATGGAAGCCAGGTCATCGACCGGATCGCGAACATCGATGCCGAGAGGCGGATGATCCTGCTGCTCGATCCACGCGAGCTTTTAGACCGGGCAGAGAAGGATCTCCTTGCCGCGATGGGTGGCGATCACCCGGATCGGCCTGCTTCGTGA
- the cheB gene encoding chemotaxis-specific protein-glutamate methyltransferase CheB — protein sequence MIRLLIVDDSPLMRRLLGNVFAAERDFEIAFARNGLEALEQIPVFSPDVITLDIQMPEMDGLICLDRIMLEHPCPVVMVSSLTTEGADATLKAIDLGAVDFITKPGRAVSLEIETLAPILVEKVRAASRARLPGTLRLADRVRLRSGLDLKPMPVTQKPLRPLSAIRRSSKANSPVRNLVLIGTSTGGPPALDALLSRLPPDFPYPVVVAQHMPGSFTGPLARRLDKLCALSVVEVTRPMPLECGTIYIGKGDADVIVSMRPDGPVVLAAPSLPEHRWHPSVDRLVDSAMQHYSASGLIGVLMTGMGSDGAQAMTRLREQGGRTIAESEESAVVWGMPGELVRRGGAEVVVPLEQIADRIIAMARLP from the coding sequence GTGATCCGGTTGCTGATTGTCGACGACTCACCCCTGATGCGACGTCTTCTCGGCAATGTCTTCGCGGCCGAGCGGGATTTCGAGATCGCTTTCGCACGCAACGGTCTGGAGGCTTTAGAACAGATTCCCGTATTCAGTCCGGATGTCATCACGCTGGATATCCAGATGCCCGAGATGGATGGTTTGATCTGTCTGGACCGCATCATGCTGGAGCATCCTTGCCCCGTCGTGATGGTCTCGTCTCTCACGACGGAAGGAGCAGACGCTACGCTCAAGGCTATCGACTTGGGAGCCGTCGATTTCATCACTAAGCCGGGGAGGGCAGTCTCCCTGGAGATCGAGACGCTTGCTCCAATCCTCGTCGAGAAGGTCCGCGCTGCATCCCGGGCGCGCCTGCCGGGGACGTTGAGGCTGGCGGATCGGGTGCGATTGAGGAGCGGGTTGGATTTGAAACCGATGCCGGTCACGCAAAAGCCTCTTCGACCGCTGTCGGCCATACGCAGGAGCAGCAAGGCTAATTCCCCCGTTCGGAATCTTGTTCTCATCGGCACCTCAACGGGCGGCCCTCCGGCCCTGGATGCTCTGCTTTCGCGGCTTCCGCCAGACTTCCCATATCCTGTGGTAGTGGCGCAGCATATGCCGGGATCGTTCACAGGGCCGCTTGCCCGCCGCCTGGACAAGTTGTGCGCGTTGAGCGTCGTGGAAGTCACGCGCCCGATGCCTCTCGAATGCGGAACCATCTACATCGGCAAGGGCGACGCAGACGTGATCGTCAGTATGCGCCCGGATGGTCCGGTCGTGCTGGCCGCCCCGTCCCTTCCCGAGCATCGTTGGCACCCGAGCGTCGACAGGCTCGTCGACAGTGCCATGCAACACTATTCCGCGTCCGGCTTGATCGGCGTGCTGATGACCGGCATGGGAAGCGACGGTGCGCAGGCAATGACCCGGCTTCGAGAGCAAGGCGGACGCACGATTGCCGAATCGGAAGAAAGCGCTGTGGTCTGGGGCATGCCCGGCGAACTCGTCCGGCGAGGTGGCGCGGAAGTCGTCGTTCCCCTGGAGCAGATCGCCGATCGGATCATCGCCATGGCGCGGCTCCCATGA
- a CDS encoding CheR family methyltransferase, which produces MSKRQPPARSAEEGRETGEHLSPDAIRNLCELLYRRTGMIFGESKRYYIERRVADRMSATGMRTFPTYFSHVQASETEIESLINIFTVNETYFYREENQLQCLGRSLLPNIVRDRKPGDLVRIWSVPCSTGEEPYSIAIWLLENWLMVDAYHIEIVGSDIDTCALQMAVAGDYRERALSRLPPDVIERYFESPYNNSRRIIQDIRESVTFTSVNLVDRASVTTQGRFDIVFCRNVLIYFDDASRLLAANHLYDALNPGGYICLGHTESMSRISNRFRLCRFEDAIVYQPREEDR; this is translated from the coding sequence ATGAGCAAGCGTCAGCCGCCTGCTCGATCCGCTGAAGAGGGTCGGGAAACCGGAGAACATCTCAGCCCGGATGCGATCCGCAACCTTTGCGAGCTGCTCTACCGCCGCACCGGAATGATCTTCGGTGAAAGCAAGCGCTACTACATAGAAAGGCGCGTTGCAGACCGGATGTCCGCGACGGGGATGCGCACCTTCCCGACCTATTTCTCGCATGTTCAAGCGAGCGAGACCGAGATCGAGAGCCTGATCAACATCTTCACGGTCAATGAGACCTATTTTTATCGTGAGGAGAACCAGCTCCAATGCTTGGGCCGGTCCTTGTTGCCGAACATCGTACGGGATAGGAAACCCGGCGATCTCGTGCGCATCTGGTCGGTGCCATGCTCGACCGGCGAGGAGCCGTATTCGATCGCCATATGGCTTCTCGAGAACTGGCTGATGGTCGACGCCTACCATATCGAGATCGTCGGCTCCGATATCGACACGTGCGCTTTGCAGATGGCTGTAGCCGGTGATTATCGTGAGCGCGCATTGTCCCGTCTGCCGCCCGATGTGATCGAACGTTATTTCGAAAGTCCCTATAACAATTCGCGTAGGATCATTCAGGACATCCGGGAATCCGTGACGTTTACATCGGTCAATCTTGTCGATCGAGCGTCCGTCACGACCCAGGGCCGGTTCGATATCGTCTTCTGCCGCAATGTCCTGATCTATTTCGACGATGCATCGCGTCTTCTGGCAGCCAATCATCTCTACGATGCTTTGAATCCGGGCGGCTACATCTGTCTCGGCCATACGGAGTCGATGAGCCGGATCTCGAACCGTTTCAGGCTTTGCCGTTTCGAGGATGCGATCGTTTATCAACCGCGGGAGGAGGATCGATGA
- a CDS encoding chemotaxis protein CheA, with protein sequence MTDDLLEHFIVEARELVQQATDDLLALERDPASAVHLDSAFRAIHTLKGSVGLFDFAPMGHALHAAEDLLSALKGRQARLDGDAIDILLQCIGQTDRWVGFIEESGQLPPEAVEEGQCLAGGLRSQLGQESEAPAPMVPVADIGWVDALQATIDAKARDASLIAVRYSPRVDCFFAGDDPLALLRSVPDLVALRVVGRDPWPPPAEIDPFACNLLIEAISAAPFDAVKAVFRFVPDQVAIHDLSAHGTREPDRAGAEGPTGHDPLASDGSGARVIRIDATRIDRLADLVGEMVVAKNVLAHLVSLGDGLDRAALVQGIQTSHAAIDRLVGDMHRAVMDVRMMPMRKVFRRFPRAVREIAAQLGKTVDFFVDGHDVEADKSVVEGLSEPLVHVLRNAVAHGAEPDAMRLATGKPAKARIDLRARREADWVVVEVSDDGSGIDPATIRRTALGRGVVSGDQLARMSDAEVTDLIFAPGFSTAEKVTDLSGRGVGMDAVRTAVKRLGGQISVHSVPGRGTTIRFALPLTVVMTKAMLIRVGGETYGIPMDDILETTFVPASRILPIQESEAFVLRDRTLPLVRLADLLDIPSQVVPGTGTKVVVMRVEGEKVGLAVDGFAERMDVLMRPMTGLLAGMPGLMGTTLLGDGGVLMILDVPGLIG encoded by the coding sequence ATGACGGACGACCTCCTTGAGCACTTCATCGTTGAGGCGCGCGAACTGGTTCAGCAGGCCACCGACGATCTCCTGGCTCTCGAACGCGATCCTGCCAGTGCCGTCCATCTGGATAGCGCCTTTCGAGCCATTCATACGCTGAAGGGCTCAGTGGGGCTGTTCGATTTCGCTCCCATGGGGCATGCGCTCCACGCGGCAGAGGATCTTTTAAGCGCGCTCAAAGGGCGACAAGCACGCCTCGACGGCGACGCGATCGACATCCTCCTTCAATGTATCGGCCAAACGGACCGCTGGGTTGGCTTCATCGAAGAAAGCGGGCAGCTTCCGCCGGAGGCCGTCGAAGAAGGACAATGCCTTGCAGGAGGGCTGCGGTCACAGCTTGGTCAGGAGAGCGAGGCACCTGCTCCCATGGTTCCCGTTGCCGATATCGGGTGGGTCGATGCCTTACAAGCGACCATCGATGCGAAGGCGCGTGACGCTTCGCTCATAGCGGTCCGGTACAGCCCGAGGGTTGATTGTTTCTTTGCCGGCGACGATCCCCTGGCGCTTCTGCGATCGGTTCCGGACCTTGTGGCACTCCGCGTGGTCGGCAGGGACCCATGGCCTCCTCCCGCAGAGATCGATCCTTTCGCCTGCAACCTCCTGATCGAAGCAATATCCGCCGCTCCGTTCGATGCCGTGAAGGCCGTTTTCCGTTTCGTGCCTGATCAAGTGGCGATTCATGATTTGAGCGCGCATGGGACCCGTGAGCCTGACAGAGCCGGAGCCGAGGGGCCTACAGGCCATGATCCGCTTGCATCCGATGGATCGGGTGCGCGGGTCATAAGGATCGATGCCACCCGGATCGATCGTCTCGCGGATCTCGTCGGAGAGATGGTCGTTGCCAAGAACGTCTTGGCGCATCTTGTCTCCCTAGGTGACGGATTGGATCGGGCCGCTCTGGTCCAGGGCATTCAGACAAGTCATGCTGCCATCGATCGGTTGGTCGGTGACATGCATAGGGCAGTCATGGATGTGCGCATGATGCCGATGCGCAAGGTTTTCCGGCGCTTTCCGCGGGCTGTTCGCGAGATCGCCGCGCAACTCGGAAAGACCGTCGATTTCTTCGTGGACGGCCACGATGTCGAGGCGGACAAATCTGTCGTGGAGGGCCTGTCCGAACCTCTGGTCCATGTGCTGCGCAATGCCGTTGCCCATGGTGCGGAGCCAGATGCAATGCGCCTCGCCACAGGAAAGCCAGCTAAAGCGAGGATCGATCTCCGCGCCCGCCGCGAAGCGGATTGGGTCGTTGTCGAAGTGAGCGACGATGGATCGGGCATCGATCCCGCGACGATCCGGCGGACAGCCCTGGGGCGTGGCGTCGTTTCAGGGGATCAGCTCGCTCGGATGAGCGATGCGGAGGTCACAGATCTGATCTTCGCTCCTGGGTTCTCGACCGCGGAAAAGGTTACGGATTTGTCCGGTCGCGGGGTAGGGATGGACGCGGTGCGCACTGCGGTCAAAAGGCTGGGCGGCCAGATCAGCGTTCACAGCGTGCCCGGGCGAGGAACGACGATCCGTTTTGCCCTGCCGCTCACCGTCGTCATGACAAAGGCCATGCTGATCCGCGTCGGGGGCGAGACCTATGGAATCCCGATGGATGATATCTTGGAGACGACCTTCGTTCCGGCCTCTCGCATCCTACCCATCCAGGAAAGCGAGGCCTTTGTGCTGCGCGACCGGACGCTTCCATTGGTGCGGCTCGCCGATCTCCTCGACATCCCCTCCCAGGTTGTTCCCGGAACCGGTACAAAGGTCGTCGTCATGCGGGTTGAAGGTGAAAAAGTCGGACTCGCGGTCGATGGATTTGCCGAGCGCATGGATGTCCTGATGCGACCCATGACCGGCCTCCTGGCCGGAATGCCCGGACTTATGGGCACAACCCTGCTCGGTGACGGCGGCGTCCTCATGATTCTCGATGTCCCGGGGTTGATCGGATGA
- a CDS encoding response regulator transcription factor codes for MPTTVLIVDDSKLARIVAGKALSALQPEWERIEAGNAHDALATFREKKIDIAMIDFNMPDKDGLELAAELRALQPTMPIAVITANIQDEVIARAREVNATFVSKPLTEDSLRGFIAGAALRLRSGGA; via the coding sequence GTGCCTACAACCGTACTGATCGTCGACGACAGCAAGCTGGCGCGCATTGTCGCGGGCAAGGCCTTAAGCGCTCTGCAGCCCGAATGGGAGCGTATCGAGGCCGGCAATGCGCACGATGCTCTGGCGACCTTCCGCGAGAAGAAGATCGACATCGCGATGATCGACTTCAACATGCCGGACAAAGATGGGCTGGAACTGGCGGCCGAGTTGCGAGCCCTCCAACCGACGATGCCTATTGCGGTCATCACCGCCAATATTCAGGATGAAGTGATTGCCCGCGCAAGAGAGGTGAATGCCACATTTGTGAGCAAGCCTCTGACGGAGGATAGCTTGAGAGGGTTCATCGCGGGAGCCGCTTTGCGCCTTCGGTCGGGCGGCGCATGA
- a CDS encoding chemotaxis protein CheX, translated as MSMMSGGVLLSDLEHDALTEIVNIGVSRAASSLRKMVGEEVLLSVPSIEIMAPQNAARLIGERETDSLVAIQQQFEGAFSGRALLIFPEATSFDLVKAIIGNDVPPEQIVEMEQEALAETGNIILNGCLATMANMLKRSLNISLPEVIRGDGMRLFTDAHESSDEGLVLFLYINFSVRNRDIRGYIAMLMDLPSLSALKELIACFIDRVMGDEA; from the coding sequence ATGAGCATGATGAGCGGTGGTGTCCTCCTATCCGATCTCGAACACGATGCTCTGACGGAAATCGTCAATATCGGGGTCAGCCGTGCCGCTTCGAGCCTGCGCAAGATGGTCGGCGAAGAGGTCCTTCTGTCGGTTCCCTCCATCGAGATCATGGCTCCTCAGAACGCAGCCCGCCTCATCGGCGAGCGCGAAACGGACAGCCTCGTTGCTATCCAGCAGCAGTTCGAAGGTGCCTTCTCCGGGCGGGCGCTGTTGATTTTTCCCGAGGCGACCAGCTTCGATCTCGTCAAGGCCATCATCGGGAACGACGTGCCGCCGGAGCAGATCGTCGAGATGGAGCAGGAAGCTCTGGCGGAGACAGGCAACATTATACTGAATGGCTGCCTTGCGACCATGGCGAACATGCTGAAGCGCTCCCTCAATATCTCGCTGCCGGAGGTCATTCGCGGCGACGGTATGAGGCTCTTCACGGATGCGCATGAATCTTCCGATGAAGGACTCGTTCTTTTCCTCTACATCAATTTCTCCGTCCGGAACCGCGATATTCGAGGTTATATCGCCATGCTGATGGATTTGCCGTCGCTCTCAGCGCTCAAGGAACTGATCGCGTGCTTCATCGACCGGGTCATGGGAGACGAGGCTTAG
- a CDS encoding PAS domain S-box protein: protein MAGRVFGAFEKSGLPMIATDPRAPDNPIVYVNDAFCKVTGYSPEEAIGRNCRFLQAPRVDDNTVTRIREAISAGRAISAELLNRRKDGTEFWNHLFITPISDGGSDPRFFLATQVDVTQAYESRTVQAALEASQKELDQTNERLRLTLTVAGTGGSWDWDIPNGRLTGDARFAALHDLNSSEAAKGLPTEAFFKAIHPDDRRRIRLAVGGILNGAEIFSKEYRLLASDGSVRWALARGRCHYGNDDRPVQFTGVVTDITEQKHVEERLRIAQSAGGIGTFEYVDGYATVNVSAEFCRLLGLHASNVLPVRTVNSLIEPGDRVLVEQSSGGGASYVEFRIRRADDKKLRWLARRGEYVRDAETAGLRFIGVIYDITAAKESEARLRELNEKLENRVEERTRERDRLWSLSSDLFSVCDSGGYLSAVNPAWTELLGYREDEIVGTRVDAWIHEEDRELGNTLLETLKQGKAITDIDLRVPAKDGSHRWINWTFAPAENVFYSVGRDVTQRKQLEDQLRQSQKMEAVGQLTGGIAHDFNNLLTGIVGSLDLLQSRMAQGRLERLDRYINAATVSANRAAALTHRLLAFARRQPLDPKPVEANRLILSMEELLRRTLSEAIQLRISACEGLPLTLCDPNQLESAILNLAINARDAMPDGGVLTIETSISKLDRTCAASQQGIVPGRYVTISVSDTGTGMPADVLAQAFDPFFTTKPLGEGTGLGLSMVYGFAKQSEGHVRIYSEVGQGTTVTIYLPCHAGELDGEVPAPASSETHRAGAGETVLVVEDEPVVRSLILEVLADLGYQALEAMDGPSGLKILESKQRVDLLVSDVGLPGLNGRQLADHARLVRPHLKVLFITGYAEQAAIASGFLAPGMEMITKPFAIEDLAARIREILAKG from the coding sequence ATGGCAGGTCGGGTTTTCGGGGCTTTCGAGAAATCCGGGCTCCCGATGATCGCGACGGATCCCCGAGCTCCGGACAATCCGATCGTGTACGTCAACGATGCCTTCTGCAAGGTCACCGGTTATTCGCCGGAGGAGGCGATCGGGAGGAACTGCCGCTTCCTCCAGGCTCCCCGGGTGGACGATAATACCGTCACGCGAATTCGAGAAGCGATCTCGGCTGGGAGGGCAATCTCGGCTGAACTGCTCAATCGTCGCAAGGACGGAACGGAATTCTGGAACCATCTTTTCATTACGCCTATCTCCGATGGAGGCAGCGATCCTCGGTTTTTCCTGGCGACCCAGGTCGATGTCACCCAGGCCTACGAGTCACGAACGGTGCAGGCTGCGCTCGAGGCGAGCCAGAAGGAGCTTGACCAGACCAACGAGCGGCTTCGGCTTACGCTGACCGTTGCCGGAACAGGAGGCTCGTGGGATTGGGACATTCCGAACGGACGCTTGACCGGGGATGCGCGCTTCGCCGCGCTTCATGACCTGAATTCCTCCGAGGCGGCAAAAGGGCTGCCGACCGAGGCCTTTTTCAAGGCGATTCACCCGGACGATCGCCGCAGAATTCGCCTTGCCGTCGGTGGCATTCTCAACGGGGCGGAGATCTTTTCGAAAGAATATCGTCTGTTGGCCTCGGACGGTTCGGTCCGCTGGGCGCTGGCGCGGGGACGTTGCCACTATGGCAATGACGACAGGCCCGTGCAGTTTACGGGCGTCGTTACGGACATCACCGAACAGAAGCATGTCGAGGAGCGTCTTCGAATTGCGCAGAGTGCCGGCGGCATCGGGACGTTCGAGTATGTGGATGGCTACGCCACCGTGAACGTTTCGGCGGAGTTCTGTCGTCTCCTCGGACTTCATGCCAGCAACGTTCTCCCGGTTCGGACGGTCAATTCCCTCATCGAGCCAGGCGATCGCGTCCTCGTGGAGCAGAGTTCTGGCGGTGGTGCCTCCTATGTCGAGTTCCGGATAAGACGCGCGGATGACAAGAAGCTTCGCTGGCTCGCCCGCAGGGGCGAGTATGTGCGCGATGCGGAAACGGCCGGGTTACGCTTCATCGGCGTCATCTACGACATCACGGCAGCCAAGGAATCGGAGGCGAGGCTCCGAGAGCTGAACGAGAAGCTCGAAAACCGCGTCGAGGAGCGCACTCGCGAGCGCGACCGACTCTGGAGCTTGTCGAGCGATCTGTTCAGCGTTTGCGACAGCGGCGGCTATCTCAGTGCCGTGAATCCAGCCTGGACGGAACTCCTGGGATATCGGGAGGACGAGATCGTCGGAACCCGGGTCGATGCCTGGATCCACGAAGAGGATCGGGAATTGGGCAACACCCTGCTTGAGACCTTGAAACAGGGCAAGGCGATTACCGACATCGATCTTCGCGTTCCGGCGAAGGACGGGTCCCATCGGTGGATCAACTGGACCTTCGCTCCCGCAGAGAACGTCTTCTATAGCGTCGGCCGCGACGTGACCCAGCGCAAGCAGCTTGAGGACCAGCTTCGGCAAAGCCAAAAGATGGAGGCTGTCGGGCAGCTGACGGGTGGTATCGCCCACGATTTCAACAATCTTTTGACCGGCATCGTCGGCTCGCTCGATCTTCTGCAATCGCGCATGGCGCAAGGGCGGCTCGAGCGACTTGATCGCTATATCAACGCGGCGACGGTCTCGGCCAACCGCGCCGCCGCGCTGACGCATCGTCTTCTGGCTTTCGCCCGGCGGCAGCCGCTCGATCCGAAGCCGGTCGAAGCCAATCGGCTGATCCTTTCGATGGAGGAACTTCTTCGACGGACATTGTCTGAGGCGATCCAGCTCAGGATATCCGCGTGCGAGGGTCTTCCACTGACGCTTTGCGATCCTAACCAACTGGAAAGCGCCATTCTCAATCTTGCGATCAACGCCCGGGATGCCATGCCGGACGGCGGGGTGCTCACCATCGAGACGTCGATCTCAAAGCTTGATCGCACCTGTGCCGCGTCACAGCAGGGTATTGTCCCAGGCCGTTATGTCACGATCAGCGTCTCCGACACGGGAACCGGCATGCCTGCCGATGTGCTGGCGCAGGCTTTCGATCCGTTCTTCACGACAAAGCCGCTCGGCGAAGGAACGGGCCTCGGCTTGTCCATGGTTTACGGTTTCGCAAAGCAGTCCGAAGGCCATGTCCGGATCTACAGCGAGGTTGGGCAAGGCACGACGGTGACGATCTACCTTCCGTGCCACGCGGGGGAACTGGACGGTGAGGTCCCGGCGCCTGCGTCGAGCGAAACTCATCGGGCCGGGGCGGGGGAGACGGTCCTGGTCGTCGAGGACGAGCCGGTCGTCCGCTCCCTCATCCTCGAAGTCTTGGCTGATCTCGGATACCAGGCTTTGGAAGCGATGGACGGCCCGTCGGGCCTCAAGATCCTGGAGTCGAAGCAGCGGGTCGATCTGCTCGTCAGTGATGTGGGTCTTCCTGGTCTGAACGGTCGCCAACTCGCCGATCATGCCCGTCTAGTGCGACCTCACCTGAAGGTGCTCTTCATCACGGGCTATGCCGAGCAGGCCGCCATCGCATCCGGATTCCTGGCGCCTGGCATGGAGATGATCACGAAACCCTTCGCCATTGAGGATCTGGCTGCACGGATCCGCGAAATCCTCGCAAAGGGCTGA
- a CDS encoding calcium-binding protein, whose product MQFLNWDGTFKFDAFTDMGTLGEPTSGTSTQVYGRASLATWGDASDSFTIFGTADADLIYLDTSNTDTPRLINVTQIFSGDGNDIVDLTTPRYQYGAVAIDGGNGDDWLLGNDGNDSISGGTGNDMIKGYGGNDRIDGGSGNDRLYGGRGNDKLSGSTGNDYLSGGLGNDTLKGGTGSDIFLFENNPVKSNVDTIMDFSVKYDSIHLEKDVFTKLGPLGRLKASAFWTGSAAHDKNDRIIYNDHTGDLYYDPDGTGSAAKKLIAKLSKHLPITEKDFFIV is encoded by the coding sequence ATGCAATTTCTGAATTGGGACGGAACTTTCAAGTTCGACGCGTTCACCGACATGGGGACGCTTGGCGAACCTACGTCCGGCACGTCGACCCAGGTATATGGGCGTGCAAGCCTCGCAACCTGGGGCGATGCGAGCGACTCCTTTACCATCTTCGGCACGGCTGATGCAGACCTGATTTATCTCGACACATCGAACACGGACACACCGCGTTTGATCAACGTAACGCAGATCTTCAGCGGCGATGGAAACGATATCGTTGACCTGACCACGCCTCGCTACCAATACGGTGCGGTCGCCATCGACGGTGGAAACGGCGACGATTGGCTTTTGGGAAATGATGGCAATGACAGCATCTCCGGCGGGACCGGAAATGACATGATCAAGGGATACGGCGGCAACGACCGCATCGACGGTGGCAGCGGTAACGATAGGCTGTACGGCGGTCGTGGCAATGACAAGCTATCGGGCTCAACCGGAAATGATTATCTGTCCGGCGGACTTGGCAATGACACATTGAAGGGCGGAACCGGCTCCGACATATTCCTTTTCGAGAATAATCCGGTTAAATCCAACGTGGACACGATCATGGATTTCTCTGTGAAGTACGACAGCATCCACTTGGAGAAAGATGTCTTCACCAAACTTGGCCCTCTGGGGCGACTGAAGGCGAGTGCATTCTGGACGGGTAGCGCAGCGCACGACAAAAACGACCGAATCATTTACAATGATCATACTGGCGACCTGTATTACGACCCTGACGGCACGGGATCGGCTGCGAAGAAGCTGATCGCAAAGCTCTCGAAGCATCTTCCGATCACAGAGAAGGATTTCTTTATCGTCTGA